Proteins encoded within one genomic window of Brevinematales bacterium:
- a CDS encoding DUF368 domain-containing protein, translating to MNKILIFIKGIIVGISSPMPVLSGGMVAFFLGVYDDMIEAIGNFFTNKEKRPEYIRLLLPLGGGVAVGFVLGILIFAKLFLWGMNTYPIPTYAFFGGLIIGSIPFILKAHHDMAFKIPRALVLIAGVAVVVVLGLFTKHGTPTVASDIKVVSEVLGFIKITAITPEYALWMLLCGFLIAGAMVIPNFPGFALLIGMGEYHNLFLYADERMIVPLAFFGVGVVAGILLFSRIVSILLKKIPAYTFYFILGLIFASVVQIGLDASKTTTSLDIYQIVWGVGMLVAGYFIAYLMSKLESYQPKKDKPESDNPV from the coding sequence ATGAACAAGATATTGATCTTTATCAAGGGGATTATCGTCGGCATATCCAGCCCCATGCCCGTGCTGTCGGGCGGGATGGTCGCGTTCTTCCTCGGCGTGTACGACGATATGATCGAGGCGATCGGCAACTTTTTTACCAATAAGGAAAAACGCCCTGAGTATATCCGTTTGCTCCTGCCGCTGGGCGGCGGGGTCGCGGTCGGGTTCGTACTGGGTATCCTGATATTCGCTAAGCTGTTCCTTTGGGGGATGAATACCTATCCGATACCGACCTACGCGTTCTTCGGCGGGCTGATTATCGGGTCGATCCCGTTTATCCTCAAGGCGCATCACGATATGGCGTTCAAAATCCCGAGGGCGCTCGTACTGATCGCGGGTGTGGCGGTCGTGGTTGTGCTGGGCTTGTTTACCAAGCACGGGACTCCTACGGTCGCGTCGGATATCAAGGTGGTATCGGAGGTTCTCGGGTTTATAAAAATTACCGCGATCACCCCGGAGTACGCGTTATGGATGCTTCTCTGCGGGTTCCTGATCGCCGGGGCGATGGTGATACCGAATTTCCCCGGGTTCGCTCTCCTCATCGGGATGGGCGAATACCACAACCTGTTTCTCTACGCCGACGAGCGGATGATAGTCCCGTTGGCGTTCTTCGGGGTGGGAGTCGTTGCCGGGATATTACTTTTCTCGCGGATTGTTTCGATCCTGCTGAAAAAAATCCCGGCATATACCTTTTACTTTATCCTGGGGCTGATATTCGCGTCGGTCGTGCAGATAGGCCTCGACGCGTCGAAAACGACTACGTCGCTCGATATTTACCAGATAGTCTGGGGCGTGGGAATGCTGGTCGCGGGATACTTTATCGCGTACCTGATGAGCAAGCTCGAGAGCTATCAGCCGAAGAAGGATAAGCCCGAATCGGATAACCCCGTTTAG
- a CDS encoding DUF3996 domain-containing protein — MKRLSLLAVFAALLTFGTMNNANAIGIGFMVGEPTGLSIRVGSFPIIGIAWSLRNYLHFHLDGWLYNGKLAGPLTWYIGIGGKVRLFNIDNKTGGGTILGLGFRVPVGIDWFVIKPLELFLEVAPGIAILPATGFDWDAAFGVRFHF; from the coding sequence ATGAAAAGACTATCATTACTCGCGGTTTTCGCCGCCCTATTGACATTCGGTACTATGAATAATGCGAACGCCATCGGCATCGGCTTCATGGTGGGCGAACCTACCGGCCTGTCCATCCGGGTAGGAAGTTTCCCGATAATCGGGATTGCATGGTCGCTGAGAAACTACCTGCATTTTCATCTCGACGGGTGGCTGTATAACGGAAAACTCGCCGGGCCGCTGACATGGTATATCGGTATCGGCGGAAAAGTTCGATTATTCAATATCGATAATAAAACCGGCGGCGGGACAATTCTCGGCCTCGGGTTCCGGGTTCCCGTCGGTATCGACTGGTTCGTCATCAAGCCGCTCGAACTGTTCCTTGAAGTCGCCCCCGGTATCGCGATCCTTCCCGCGACCGGATTCGATTGGGACGCGGCATTCGGGGTACGCTTCCACTTCTAA